Part of the Pieris napi chromosome 23, ilPieNapi1.2, whole genome shotgun sequence genome is shown below.
tgtacggtgaaagaaaaaattgtgagaaaaccgacatgccttagacccaaaaagcgaaggtgtgtgtcaggcacagaagcttgatcatctacttgcttattagaaaaGATCACGGAACAGATAGAGAAATCCGAGGCCccttgtcattaaaatataagtttctttaaataaaaatagaattctAGCGAATCgtatatttatgatataattaTGATCTCATTTCTCACTTTAGTACGGTATGTTcgatgtcaaaaacgtttattttatGGCAGCACAAAGCATTTTCGGatgttattttagaattatataaaaactaagttAATAGATAAGTTTAATTCTAGCGATTTATGAAGCAAAAAAGCAAATAATCAGGCTGTTCCCCTGTTTTATCTGTTCTGTGCCTTCCAAATCAATACTTATTGTTTTCCTGGTAATCGAATAAGATGTTCTATGGATAGTCCAAACGCATACTTTAGCTCTAAGCAACGCCCATACCATAATGTTCTTTCACTGGCCCCATGACCCCACACATTTTGGGATATTGTTGATATTTTGTTACTGCATATTGGCCATTGCATAGTCGCGTTGgcaatatttttgttcaaaGTCTATTAAAAGATAATTGAAATATAGGAATTCTTTGTTTATATGGCAAGCTGATCAACCCTTTTGTGTTTACTGTGAAAAAGATATAGTTTTTCTAGGAATCAAACCTAGCAATGTTGTACTTCGATGTTATAGTATTATGGTGAAAAATTTACgatgattattgttattttatttcagatactgCATGCTCATGCTGCTCCTCaaggtaaataaaatgaaatcgtgtttttaaataatttttaccagAGTTAGGAAACAATTAAATGATTTCAAtgtaatttcaatttattaattttgatatattagaTCCGATATTAGATACCAGAGTATCCAACATTACTAAAAAGTAATGTCATAGGCaaccaaaatatattctaCAATGACAATTTGAATAATGTACTAACatttcacataaaaatattttataaatgctaAATAGCGTTACGAgagatataattaattctttcttgtcaatttttgtttatcaagTCAAGTAAATTCACATTGAAGTATTTAGATACTATTAGTATTACTTATAAAaggttattataatatttttaagtaaatataattctaATCTTCTATCGCTGAGAGCCTAACACAATATTAATTAGGCCTTAGTAATAGTCGAGACTTAGCGCGTACTTCGAATCCCGTATGTAAGAGAATACacatagtccattgaaatgttacattttttaggcctaaccttgcgttttttagaggacgcaattttatttttttgatgtgtAGGGGGGGTCAGTGTAAAGCTAAaaccaagtttgtggggtcgCCACCCTTGTCccacggccgccatcttggaaaaaggggtccaaaaaccacgtttttggctatatctcctaaactatccatcCTACATTTAACTTGtaaagacacattttgtagcaaatcgctgtgcctacaattatgtttatgtaactttttatcataaatccaaaatttaaaaagttataagtaaaaaaagtgaaaatattttctatttctaaaGTTGACTAGGTGCGTCAATGCTCATGACAAGCCGATCAAAACAGCAGTTTTACCTTACTTTTAAGATCTctcgtttattttaaacaaattatccaaatatatttttttttattttttttttattcctacaattttacttattggtaTTCCTAGTAGGCCTATTCCACAGACAACTTGCTGATATGGTAATCTtcgacataattatattatcaatcagTTATTAGAATGGTAGCTAGCtatcacttttttatttataactttttgaattttggatttatgataaaaagttacatgGACATAATCGTAGACacagcgatttgctacaaaatgtgtctttgcaagttttatgtacgatggatagttcaggagatatagccaaaaacatggtttttggacccctttatccaagatggcggccgggggacaagcacgccaaccccacaaacttggagttaagcttgtattgaccccccctacatgttccataaataaaattgcgtcctctaaaaaacgcaaccccaaatgtaacttttcaaTGGACTAACAATAGTTTAACTAATCCAGGCACAGAAACATCGTCACACAGATATACACTAACGTTTAACAGTCACTTGATGAGGAAAACGCGCACAGATATGGCTTCATCGTCACGATGAGACGAtagctgccctgcgattctgtaactcacttttcaaactcacacagcggtttttgcaggGGTGGTctcgctcaaatcagtcgtgaagcagtcattttatgatttgacattctgataagaagggagcttgtagttatgtttcttttttcagGTGCAACAATTCCtcagaataattataatctacCACCGGACGTACCTCAAACTTCATACTCTCCTACAGCAGCGCCAGCCAACGTCTACTCCGGGAATACACCTAAAACTACCCCGTTCTACCCTGGCTTCAAAAATCCCAACTACCCCGTTCATCCGATTCCTAACAATCCCGTCCCAATAGTCCCCTTAACTCAACCAGTAAAACCTGTTCCAGTTCAATTACCTATAATACAAAGAGTTCCAATAGCAAGCCCACTGCCCTTACCTCAGCTCATTGTACCAAATGTTCTAATACCAATAAATACAGCTCAGGCAACAACCTACACTAGCAATGCGTCTGGAAACGCTCACGCCACAAGCGTTTCCAGACGCATTTTTAGGCGCTCATGCTCAGGCTTAGGATCATGCTCAGGCGTACGATCATGCTTAGGCTCAGGATCATGCTCAGGCATGGGCTCAGGCAAAGGTTCAGGATCATGCTTAGGCCAAGGATCATGCTCTGGTGCAGGATCAGGCTCAGGCACAGAATCATGTTCAGGCGCAGGATCATGCTCAGGATCAGGATCAGGCAAACGCCCAGGATCATGCTCTGAGCCAGGATCATGCTCAGGAGCAGGCTAAGGCTTCTGTTTAGGAACCAGCACAAGAGGAACTAGCTCTAGACTAAGTTTTTGTACGATTTCTATCTATAGATCTGTATAACGCTTACAAATTCCAGTTATCGTACCAGTCATCCCCGTAATCGTACCTTACCCGCAATCAAAGGGCAAACTGTGCATTTGATTCAGTCACTCGTTAGAGATGCCAGCAGTCATTCGCAAtcaatttagattttactaaactgataggtatttataagtaagcattttaaaaatcaatctaTGTATTgaaccaaaaatattaaaaaaattaataaagcaagtgttatttttgttttactgcACTTCACTAGATTTCAACCCTAgtatctaaataattaatttcttaccATTGTTTTCACACAGATGCACTACGTTTTCCCGTAAATGTAGTTGTAAAGGTAATATCaaatacaattaaagtaaatagacAAGTCATTGTTGAGGAAAAGCAAATCAAATTCCACTAGTATGTTGTTTAAAGTGAATTAAGCAAGGCAAATAAGTGCAGTGTATGACTTTTCCAAGTTGCTGTGTTAAGGGGATAATCAAAATTACACCATAACAAGTGCTCTGGAACAGTGGTCgttttaaacataaacaataCGCTAAAAGGAAAAATACGCAAGTGgatcataatacataatattaacatttgagtaattataataatcatatgCATAGATCCAGTGAAATAGTGTCGAGTTTTTGTTCAACGTGGTGACGCGTTGTGACGCGTGTTGACGCGCGTTTGCACTCCACTACTGGAATGGAATATATACCATTATTTCGGCTTTTTACCCGGCTGTCCACTTGGCTTAGTGGACAGCAGTCGTGGTTCCAATCCGAGATACATActagtttttttctttttttaaatttttaaaattaaaatggcgCCTTCAAACTGTTGTGCTAGCTGTCGTATTGAGCTaccaaaaaaggtttttttgtGCTGTCATATCTGCAAGTTAAAATACGACCTAGAATGTGCAAATATCTCCCTCAAGCGCTTTGTTGAGATGGTCGCAAGACAAAGGGCATCATTTAGATGTCCCGAATGCTCTAGGAAACGGACTAATATTAGCAATGCAAACACGTCATTGCTAACTTGCGTAAACTCCGATAGAAGCCCCCATAATACGAGCTCACAAGAAGCAAGTCCGGAAACTGAACCTCCGTGCTCTGATAAAGTAACGCAGCGAATAAAGCAATCACACAGACCCCCTTCACAACTATCAGAACTAGAACCATATGTCACTGAAGATAAATTGCGAGATATTTTACAACAGGAGTTATCTTCAATCCTCACCGTGACAATTAAGCGACTGGTGACATCGGAAATTAACAATCTCACTGAAAATGTTGCTGGGTTCCAGAACACAATCTGCTTCCTGAATCGACAATTTGAGGATAGAAAGTCTTCTCTTGAGGAGAAGGATAACGCAAtagtcaattttaaaaaaagataatgaGAGGTTAAAGTCTACTGTGACTGACCTAACGAACCGGCTAACTTCTGTTGAACTTCATGTCCGGGagaataatatattgattaaTGGGATCCCAGAGAATAGgtcagaaaatttatttgaaactgtCCTTCGTATAGCCAAGATTGTGGACTGTCCGCTCACTTAAAATGATATTCAGCACGTAACAAGGGTTGCTAAAATAACTAGTAACAGTAATA
Proteins encoded:
- the LOC125061117 gene encoding ESX-1 secretion-associated protein EspK-like isoform X9; its protein translation is MAKMISIFTLFVLSILHAHAAPQGATIPQNNYNLPPDVPQTSYSPTAAPANVYSGNTPKTTPFYPGFKNPNYPVHPIPNNPVPIVPLTQPVKPVPVQLPIIQRVPIASPLPLPQLIVPNVLIPINTAQATTYTSNASGNAHATSVSRRIFRRSCSGLGSCSGVRSCLGSGSCSGMGSGKGSGSCLGQGSCSGAGSGSGTESCSGAGSCSGSGSGKRPGSCSEPGSCSGAG
- the LOC125061117 gene encoding ESX-1 secretion-associated protein EspK-like isoform X8; protein product: MAKMISTFTLFVLSILHAHAAPQGATIPQNNYNLPPDVPQTSYSPTAAPANVYSGNTPKTTPFYPGFKNPNYPVHPIPNNPVPIVPLTQPVKPVPVQLPIIQRVPIASPLPLPQLIVPNVLIPINTAQATTYTSNASGNAHATSVSRRIFRRSCSGLGSCSGVRSCLGSGSCSGMGSGKGSGSCLGQGSCSGAGSGSGTESCSGAGSCSGSGSGKRPGSCSEPGSCSGAG